One Desulfuromonas thiophila genomic window carries:
- the xseB gene encoding exodeoxyribonuclease VII small subunit: protein MAKTVRFEDDLQQLERCVNQLEDAELSLEEALKLYEAGVKCAERCRKALARAESRLELLDRQDDGQLICRPATDPDEELR from the coding sequence ATGGCCAAAACGGTCCGTTTTGAAGACGATCTACAACAGCTGGAACGCTGCGTCAATCAGCTTGAGGACGCCGAGCTGTCACTGGAAGAGGCTCTGAAGCTTTATGAAGCCGGCGTCAAATGCGCCGAACGCTGCCGCAAAGCCCTGGCACGGGCCGAAAGCCGCCTGGAACTGCTTGACCGGCAAGACGACGGCCAGCTGATCTGCCGCCCGGCAACCGATCCCGATGAGGAACTT